The following are encoded in a window of Salinibacter ruber DSM 13855 genomic DNA:
- a CDS encoding acyl-CoA dehydrogenase family protein yields MPQPAPPDPKTAPSAPDVSTSETWDPTAFDPPDFYDLEALLSEEARHVRDDVRTVVTEEVMPIIEKYAQRGEFPRHLISTFAEHGLLGSTLPPEYGGEGHSNIAYGLIMQELERGDSGLRSFCSVTGALVMYPIWQYGSDAQRERWLPALANGEAIGCFGLTEPDVGSNPAEMKTRARRDGDGWVIDGHKRWSTNATIADVAVIWAKDEDDTVRGFLVETDRDGVETPPIDDSWSLRAAVTSEVVLDDVRVPDAARLPEVSGLKGPLSCLTQARYGICWGTIGAAMACFDTARQHAQNREQFGGPIGRFQLMQERLVDMVQEITKAQLLNWRLGTLKEAGTMRPQQVSLAKRNNCQTALDVARSARQVLGGNGVTSMYPVMRHMNNLESVVTYEGTHEVHTLIVGEDVTGLNAFT; encoded by the coding sequence ATGCCTCAGCCCGCTCCGCCCGATCCTAAGACGGCGCCGTCTGCCCCCGACGTGTCCACCTCCGAGACGTGGGACCCGACCGCCTTCGATCCGCCCGACTTTTACGACCTCGAAGCGCTTTTGTCCGAGGAGGCCAGGCACGTCCGGGACGACGTGCGAACCGTCGTGACGGAGGAGGTGATGCCCATCATTGAGAAGTACGCCCAGCGCGGCGAGTTTCCCCGTCACCTGATTTCGACATTCGCCGAGCACGGCCTCTTGGGCTCCACGCTTCCCCCCGAGTACGGCGGCGAGGGGCACAGCAACATCGCCTACGGCCTGATCATGCAGGAACTGGAGCGGGGCGACTCCGGCCTCCGGTCGTTCTGTTCGGTCACGGGTGCCCTGGTGATGTACCCCATTTGGCAGTACGGCAGCGATGCGCAGAGGGAGCGCTGGCTGCCGGCCCTGGCGAATGGCGAGGCCATTGGCTGCTTCGGGCTTACGGAACCGGACGTCGGCTCCAACCCCGCCGAGATGAAGACCCGCGCCCGGCGCGACGGAGACGGCTGGGTGATCGACGGACACAAGCGGTGGTCCACCAACGCCACCATCGCCGACGTCGCCGTAATTTGGGCGAAAGACGAGGACGACACGGTGCGCGGCTTTCTGGTGGAGACGGACCGCGACGGCGTCGAGACGCCCCCCATCGACGATTCATGGTCGCTACGGGCGGCGGTGACGAGTGAGGTGGTGCTCGATGACGTGCGCGTTCCGGATGCGGCCCGCCTGCCGGAGGTGTCGGGGTTGAAGGGCCCCCTCTCGTGCCTGACCCAAGCCCGGTACGGCATCTGTTGGGGCACCATCGGGGCGGCCATGGCCTGCTTCGATACGGCCCGGCAGCATGCGCAGAACCGCGAACAGTTTGGGGGGCCCATCGGCCGGTTCCAGCTCATGCAGGAGCGCCTCGTCGACATGGTGCAGGAGATCACGAAGGCGCAGCTCTTGAACTGGCGCCTGGGCACGCTCAAGGAGGCCGGCACGATGCGCCCGCAACAGGTCTCCCTCGCCAAGCGCAACAACTGCCAGACCGCCCTGGACGTGGCCCGGTCGGCCCGGCAGGTGCTGGGGGGGAACGGCGTCACGAGCATGTATCCGGTGATGCGCCACATGAACAACCTGGAGAGCGTGGTCACCTACGAAGGCACCCACGAGGTACACACCCTCATCGTGGGGGAGGACGTCACGGGACTGAACGCCTTCACGTAG
- a CDS encoding ribonuclease H family protein, with amino-acid sequence MADIDDIDPNELDPNTIRFNGHELGVVTDLPGGVCRLVLKPVHQRYSTLTKLVDKHGGTVIDIERTASEVEEEIIRLVGREQETTGGEIPEPSGGQRYEVAGNTYPIRKALKQIGFRWDAEEEIWYTWDPEKWDQVFGPVIAIQQTNRRIKIPKCITPSLIPSSTPEGRYRISTDGACISNPGPGGWAAVIVHDGEVRRIMGRVDDTTNNRMELWAIGEALSEIPSDSEVEIRSDSRYAIKIASGEWNASENRALVEAVRRQVDRHEVEWTKVEGHSGDPENEEADDLAEAAVRGFPEGRSYCPDAI; translated from the coding sequence ATGGCCGACATAGATGACATAGACCCAAACGAGTTAGATCCGAATACAATCCGTTTCAATGGACATGAACTTGGGGTGGTTACCGACCTTCCCGGCGGCGTTTGCCGGCTCGTTCTCAAGCCTGTCCACCAGCGGTACTCGACCCTCACGAAACTGGTCGATAAGCACGGCGGAACCGTCATCGATATCGAGAGGACTGCTTCCGAGGTCGAAGAGGAGATCATTCGGCTCGTCGGGCGTGAGCAGGAAACGACCGGTGGCGAGATTCCAGAACCCAGCGGTGGACAGCGGTACGAGGTGGCAGGTAACACCTATCCCATCAGAAAAGCTCTCAAGCAGATCGGATTCCGATGGGACGCCGAAGAGGAGATTTGGTACACCTGGGATCCGGAGAAATGGGACCAAGTGTTCGGTCCCGTGATCGCGATTCAGCAGACCAACCGACGAATCAAAATTCCCAAGTGCATCACCCCTTCTCTTATCCCATCCTCCACTCCTGAGGGTCGCTATCGCATCTCAACCGACGGGGCCTGCATCAGTAATCCGGGACCTGGCGGATGGGCCGCTGTCATCGTCCATGATGGAGAGGTTCGGCGCATCATGGGCCGAGTGGACGACACGACCAACAACCGTATGGAACTGTGGGCAATTGGAGAGGCCCTGTCTGAGATTCCAAGCGATTCGGAGGTCGAGATCCGTTCAGACTCCCGATACGCGATCAAAATTGCTTCGGGCGAATGGAATGCCAGTGAGAACCGTGCCCTCGTCGAAGCTGTCCGCAGGCAAGTCGACCGGCATGAAGTTGAGTGGACGAAAGTGGAGGGGCACTCCGGCGACCCAGAAAATGAGGAGGCTGATGATCTGGCCGAAGCAGCAGTTCGTGGCTTTCCGGAAGGACGCTCCTATTGTCCAGATGCTATCTGA
- a CDS encoding DUF3883 domain-containing protein, whose translation MPETTIEEFADRYDAGDADGIFHRWKADDLLHGSIGPGVVLADLIHEDGLNDQVSEELRDAFRNLTSGEVHSYQEARERIAEALREGGSGVSQQWISTIKGRVGENQFLEAASEEVEGKVQLAELSDQKGYDIVYQPPGGDTRYIDVKTSGDPDYITSEMAETQAELEASEITTPDGEVVADIEFAVPSNVFEEVQSQAAEQGLDLNLIPIDSPSWHATEIVEAGVDAVGPEAFEHLFEEIFVGTLTASALHSMREGFQVYKGAKNTQQAFEDAAEETALSGGSLGAGFVVESALREAALVGEPTTMAITFGSSIAVRTVLGDFAKRADHAELVTHQNARLRKNLETLQSL comes from the coding sequence ATGCCTGAAACTACCATTGAAGAGTTTGCAGACAGGTACGACGCCGGAGACGCCGACGGTATCTTCCACCGGTGGAAGGCCGACGATCTGCTACATGGCTCGATAGGGCCGGGCGTCGTTCTGGCCGATCTCATTCACGAGGATGGACTGAATGATCAGGTCTCTGAAGAGCTGCGGGATGCCTTCCGAAATTTGACGAGTGGTGAGGTCCATTCATACCAGGAGGCGCGAGAACGCATCGCGGAAGCGCTCCGTGAAGGTGGGAGCGGCGTCAGTCAGCAATGGATCAGCACGATTAAGGGGCGAGTTGGAGAAAACCAGTTCCTGGAAGCCGCTTCCGAAGAGGTCGAAGGGAAGGTTCAGCTTGCTGAGTTAAGTGACCAGAAGGGATATGACATCGTGTATCAGCCCCCAGGCGGCGACACTCGGTACATCGATGTTAAGACATCCGGCGACCCGGACTATATCACGAGCGAGATGGCAGAAACACAGGCCGAGCTTGAGGCTAGTGAGATCACAACTCCGGACGGTGAGGTCGTTGCGGACATAGAGTTTGCTGTCCCATCGAACGTCTTTGAGGAGGTTCAGAGCCAGGCGGCAGAGCAAGGATTGGATCTGAATCTCATCCCTATCGATTCTCCCTCATGGCACGCTACGGAGATTGTTGAAGCTGGAGTTGACGCAGTAGGCCCCGAGGCTTTTGAGCATCTGTTCGAGGAGATCTTTGTCGGTACGCTCACAGCCAGTGCCCTTCATAGTATGAGGGAAGGCTTTCAGGTCTACAAGGGTGCAAAGAACACCCAGCAGGCCTTTGAGGACGCTGCTGAGGAAACAGCACTTTCCGGCGGAAGCTTGGGAGCTGGGTTTGTCGTAGAGTCGGCACTCCGGGAGGCTGCTCTTGTCGGCGAGCCGACCACTATGGCCATCACCTTCGGGTCTAGCATTGCCGTTCGAACCGTACTGGGTGATTTCGCGAAGCGTGCTGATCATGCTGAACTGGTCACTCATCAGAACGCTCGTCTCCGCAAAAACTTGGAGACACTCCAAAGCTTATGA
- the dpsA gene encoding DNA starvation/stationary phase protection protein DpsA produces MPTTKTQTTDTAHGEPWRPQQMIEDNPIGLDEEVVEQLIPKLDEIQCTLWTLYHQYQKHHWLVEGPQFNDLHLFLEENYEEVHKYLDRVAERITALGGIPTSAPDAQAELSHVEHEPEGTYRVRQMLQHDLDAERTLAEILREVISEAQDLGDPGTERTLKKALTKVEDRAHHLDHFLGEDSLEHGRPNGETA; encoded by the coding sequence ATGCCTACGACCAAGACGCAAACGACCGACACTGCACACGGCGAGCCCTGGCGCCCGCAGCAGATGATCGAGGACAACCCAATCGGGCTGGACGAGGAGGTTGTCGAGCAGTTGATCCCGAAGCTCGACGAGATCCAGTGCACGCTCTGGACCCTGTACCACCAGTACCAGAAGCACCACTGGCTCGTTGAGGGACCGCAGTTTAACGACCTCCACCTCTTCCTCGAGGAGAATTATGAGGAGGTCCACAAGTACCTCGACCGTGTGGCCGAGCGCATCACGGCCCTGGGCGGCATCCCGACCAGTGCGCCGGACGCGCAGGCGGAGCTGTCCCACGTGGAGCACGAGCCGGAAGGCACCTATCGCGTCCGACAGATGCTCCAGCACGACCTGGACGCGGAGCGCACCCTCGCCGAGATCCTGCGGGAGGTTATCTCGGAGGCGCAGGACCTCGGAGACCCGGGGACCGAGCGCACGCTCAAGAAGGCACTGACCAAGGTTGAGGATCGGGCCCACCACCTCGATCACTTCCTGGGTGAAGACAGCCTGGAGCACGGGCGTCCGAACGGCGAAACCGCCTAG
- the mazG gene encoding nucleoside triphosphate pyrophosphohydrolase: MPDPDASPAGKIYESQFAEPAERLEAYADLAAIVKQLRRDCPWDREQTHESVKHLLIEEAYEVVAAIDHGDWDELAEELGDVLLHVLFHAVIAEEGGRFTLADVIEAETDKLVRRHPHVFGDAATGDADAVAASWEEIKQREKNGEAEEASVLDGVPAQLPALLRAQRVQEKAAGVGFEFPDRDEAWDKVQEELGEFREAVADDRSPERRQDEFGDLLFALVNYARYTDVTPENALRETTDRFTRRFQDVESRLSGQGTSIDEADLAELRRLWRDAKTREE; encoded by the coding sequence ATGCCCGACCCAGACGCGTCCCCTGCCGGCAAGATCTACGAATCTCAGTTCGCCGAGCCCGCCGAGCGGCTGGAGGCGTACGCGGACCTGGCGGCCATCGTTAAACAGCTGCGGCGCGACTGCCCGTGGGACCGGGAGCAGACCCACGAGTCGGTAAAGCACCTGCTTATTGAGGAGGCCTACGAGGTGGTGGCGGCCATCGACCATGGAGACTGGGACGAACTGGCGGAGGAGCTGGGCGACGTGCTTCTGCACGTGCTCTTTCACGCCGTTATTGCGGAGGAGGGCGGGCGATTCACGCTCGCGGACGTGATTGAGGCAGAAACGGATAAGCTTGTCCGGCGCCACCCGCATGTCTTCGGGGACGCGGCGACGGGCGACGCGGATGCGGTGGCGGCCTCCTGGGAGGAGATCAAGCAGCGGGAGAAGAACGGCGAGGCGGAGGAGGCCTCGGTGCTCGATGGGGTGCCGGCCCAACTACCGGCTTTGCTGCGGGCCCAGCGGGTGCAGGAAAAGGCAGCGGGCGTGGGGTTCGAGTTTCCGGACCGAGACGAGGCCTGGGACAAGGTCCAGGAGGAGTTGGGGGAGTTTCGGGAGGCCGTGGCGGACGACCGGTCCCCGGAACGGCGGCAGGACGAGTTTGGCGACCTGCTGTTCGCCCTGGTGAACTACGCGCGGTACACGGACGTGACGCCGGAGAACGCCCTGCGGGAAACCACCGATCGGTTCACCCGACGCTTTCAGGACGTGGAGTCGCGTCTGTCGGGACAGGGGACGTCCATCGACGAGGCGGACCTCGCGGAGCTGCGTCGGCTCTGGAGGGACGCGAAGACGCGGGAGGAATGA